The following is a genomic window from Cydia amplana chromosome 23, ilCydAmpl1.1, whole genome shotgun sequence.
TCGACCGCGGGAACCGGAAGATTTTTCTGAACCCCCTACTACTTTGAAAAGGCTTTAGATCTAGGTAGTATGGAAGCGGTGTCTAAAGCAAGGGAAAGACTAGCAAAATACCCGATAATTTTTGCGAAGTGTAGTAAGCAAAGCGCTTTGTACGCCCGCTGTGTTTTACATCTTGAAGATCAGGTGAAAAAAGACAGTTGCGCTAAAGAGTTTCAAGAGTTCAAGGCCTGTTTGCAATCCGCTGCCAAGGATTTGAAAACAAGGATCTAAGATGAAGCCTAAGGATTTTCTGGACTTGCCTTTCACGTGCCATCTTTTTATAGGCATCACCATCAGGGTTGCTTTGATTGTGTATGGAGATTTTCATGACAAGTTGTATGATGTTCCATACACGGATGTCGACTATAAAGTGTTTACTGACGCGGCCAGACATGTTGTCAAAGgacattccccatacaaacgtcACACATACAGATACAGCCCTTTGATAGCTTTTTTCTTAGTTCCTAATATACGATGGGGCAAAAATTGTGGGAAATTACTGTTTTCTGTCTTTGATATCTTGGTTACTATTGCAGTTAAAACTTTGGTGGAAAATCAGTTAGGGTCTAAGGAAAATACGAAGAATATACCGGTTTATTGCGCTCTGTTTTGGCTTTATAATCCTCTGAGTATTGGTATTTCTACTAGAGGCAATGCCGATTCGGTACCATGTTTTTTCATCATTCTATCAATTCTTTTCTTACAAACTGACATAGTAAAATCTAACTGGAAGTATGCTCTATCCGGGATTTTGTTGGGTATCTCGATACATCTACGTTTATACCCGGTGGCGTTCAGTTTCCCCATGTATTTGTCTTTAGGCGAATATAAAATTAACAGAAATACTAGGATCAAAGATGGTATTATTTCTCTTTTGCCTAATCTGAAGCAAGTAACTTTGGTGACGAGTTGTGTAGGAACTCTCGTTCTTCTAACTTACtatatgtataaattatatGGCTACGAGTTTTTATTCGAAACTTACATTTACCATCTATTCAGAAAAGATACTCGCCACAATTTCTCTGTGCTTTTCTACTATTCGTATTTAACAATGGATCAGCTGACTTTCGACGTTGTAAAAGTACTTGCTCAAGTATTCGAAGGTGTAATATTATTTGTGGGTAGTTTGGCTTTTGGTACTAATCCGAGAACCCTGCCTTTTGCCTTATTTTTTCAAGCTGTAGTTCTGGTCGCTTATAACAGTGTTATGACGTCAcaatactttatttggtttcTATCTTTGCTGCCTTTGGTTGTGCACAATTTTAGGTTGAAACCGGCCAATGCGTTATTTTTGACTGTCGTTTGGGTATTTGCCCAAGCCGGTTGGTTGTTTTACGCGTATTTACTTGAGTTTAAATGTAGACAGGTGTTTATACTGATTTGGTTGAAGAGTATTGTGTTTTTCTGTGCTAATATTTACGTTCTTGGACAACTTGTTAAGTGCTACTCACCTGATTATGCTTTTGGGGAATTTATGGCTTTggaagaaaaaataaaataaactaatataaAGCTTATCCTGATAAGCATAAAGGTCACTTTACGCCAGTCAACTATAATAGATTTTGTCTATATTATGACAAGTGAGTCTTTGGTGTTGTATGAACTATAATAAAAtgcacattttatattttaatcattCGTTTTTTTTATCTAGTTTAGAGAGTGCAATACAATTGTGTTAGCATAGATTGATGTTGTAGGTATAGATATGGATtcacaaataaatattcaaaaaattatgacttttgtttttattttccaaCAACGTTACTAACAGTCACTAAATTCATACATCTAACAAACCACCTTCACTAATAAAATGCATTGGCAAATTATGTCTTATCGATTTGTGTATAATAGCCGAAATTCACGTGCACaatgaattttaaacttatGAAATCTGCAAATTAAAAGCAATTTATTCGACGTAttggtaattataattaattctgaaattgtttttaatttgtagATTTCTGTATCTTATTAGCAATGAatcgttattaaataaaattttgcatTATGTAGTTATGTACATAGAGGTAGAAAATTGCAGTGATTTAACATGATTTTATTATATCAACATTATTTGCAAACACACTCAGGACCCTtctaaaataacttaatttttttttagattaaaaTCTGTCAATCGCAGGGCTATTTTTAGATATTTAGGCGTctaaaagttcatttaatttttagtttaacCTGCTTTTAGTAGTTTAgtacttagaataaattttaaaagtggaaaaattactgtcttgggtgagacttgaactcacggcctctggatcgatactccagcgctctgccatctgagccaccaagacctcatccatagccagcaaatcagaagtgtaacactcttacggtagatgtcgctacggtccccttgacccataatatggtggaaagatttgctggctatggatgaggtcttggtggctcagatggcagagcgctggagtatcgatccagaggccgtgagttcaagtctcaccaagacagtaatttttccacttttaaaatttattctaagcttaatagcatcgttcgcagacgttcctgcttgttaaaaattaaaattagtttagTACTTGTTTGTCAGTGATAACAAAAATTTAGTGTACCAACGATTCATTGCTTTTTCCAACaactaaaacataaaaaagtgACCCAATATTTTTATCTcataatatttgaatatatAGGGTTCACCTTCCCATCTTATTTATTGTGTGACGCACGTAAAAAAGTATTAGggttcatttagacggcgcgcgaacctTACATTgaggaccattgaggttacatcaattcagccgaccgatcaaatgacgcaatgtctaaatgagcccttagggttaatatagatggcgcgcgaactcgcatgcgagtttagtTACATTGGGTGCATTGCGGACTCACCGTCTAAATACCTAAGcctcgtctccatatcgcgcggcaaaccatcgaacattggctcgcgcggcagccgcgcgcaatggataccgggcgcatcgagttggcttgCGCGGCAGCcgtggccccaatttcaccacggtgacaggtgcgacaattgtaaaacatcactgtggCTGACGTCActggcatccatgggctacggttaccgcttaccatcgggtgggccgtattcctgtttgccaccatcagtgtattattaaaaaaaactttattatatgggaaaaaacagatatttctcttaccaagtttctgacaattgtcacaagaaacacgacaattgtcacataATTCcaacacagaactcatttcctgtcaagaattgccgacaattcttttaaatcttgtgacaattgtcagaaacttggttagagaaatgtgtttttttcccatataataaagttttttttaaataatacactgatggtggcaaacagaaatacggcccgcccgatggtaagcggtaaccgtagcccatggatgcctgtgacgtcagcaacagtgatgttttacaattgtcgcacctgtcaccgtggtgaaattggggcctagtatccattgcgcgcggctgccgcgcgagccaatgttcgatggcttgccgcgcgatatggagacggggctttaggtacttttttattGCCTAGAACTCAAAACTGAGATAAAACTTGCGTCACTCCTGTCCCTACTTCTTGTCCTGGAGGTTGATCTTGGCGAGGTCCTGCGCAGCATCAGCGTCGCCCTGCGACATGCTGGAGAGCTTCTTGCCGATGCGCTCGTGCACGTCCAGGTACTTGGCCACGCACCGGTCCAGGCACACCGACTCGCCTTTGCctgttaaaaaacaaaaaaaaaacatttccattttttttaaggCATCGCGCTCCTGGCGCGTTCAGCCAAACGAGTAAAACGGGGAAACGGAATTAAAGGATTACATTATAACGGGTAAGTCGGAATTTTGGAAAAGGGTAAAGGATCAgggaattatatattttatttccgtTGTATTGTATCCTCGTAAGACCCAAGGCAATTTTGGCTCTTTTCAATTTGGAACTTTTTTTTAAGAGTTCACAACTCGAATTTAattcgtacttgtttgtacGGGGACTTAAGAGGGTATAACGAAAGTAAAACGAGCTGCAGAACTTGTTTCACAAAAATAGCAGTGTATTTAAAGTAGACCAGCCATTCT
Proteins encoded in this region:
- the LOC134658898 gene encoding mitochondrial import inner membrane translocase subunit Tim10, with protein sequence MAVPQLDPAKLQLVQELEIEMMSDMYNRLVNACHRKCIPVKYHEPELGKGESVCLDRCVAKYLDVHERIGKKLSSMSQGDADAAQDLAKINLQDKK
- the LOC134658691 gene encoding uncharacterized protein LOC134658691, which encodes MEAVSKARERLAKYPIIFAKCSKQSALYARCVLHLEDQVKKDSCAKEFQEFKACLQSAAKDLKTRI
- the LOC134658689 gene encoding GPI mannosyltransferase 1 → MKPKDFLDLPFTCHLFIGITIRVALIVYGDFHDKLYDVPYTDVDYKVFTDAARHVVKGHSPYKRHTYRYSPLIAFFLVPNIRWGKNCGKLLFSVFDILVTIAVKTLVENQLGSKENTKNIPVYCALFWLYNPLSIGISTRGNADSVPCFFIILSILFLQTDIVKSNWKYALSGILLGISIHLRLYPVAFSFPMYLSLGEYKINRNTRIKDGIISLLPNLKQVTLVTSCVGTLVLLTYYMYKLYGYEFLFETYIYHLFRKDTRHNFSVLFYYSYLTMDQLTFDVVKVLAQVFEGVILFVGSLAFGTNPRTLPFALFFQAVVLVAYNSVMTSQYFIWFLSLLPLVVHNFRLKPANALFLTVVWVFAQAGWLFYAYLLEFKCRQVFILIWLKSIVFFCANIYVLGQLVKCYSPDYAFGEFMALEEKIK